In Aliamphritea ceti, a single window of DNA contains:
- the thrC gene encoding threonine synthase has protein sequence MKYISTRGQAPALDFADVLLAGLASDGGLYVPEKLPTFSKEEIASWAGLSYADLAYKVVQPFVAGCIDDADFKRMVDETYAGFNHTAVAPLKELNTNEWVLELFHGPTLAFKDFALQLLGRLMDFVLQQRNERLVIVGATSGDTGSAAIEGCRHSDHLDIFILHPHNRVSEVQRKQMTSILADNVHNIALEGNFDDCQQMVKDSFADQGFLNGGKLGAVNSINWARIMAQIVYYFSAALAVGGPHREVAFSVPTGNFGDIFAGYIAKQMGLPINQLVVATNRNDILHRVIADNDMSKGELVHTLSPSMDIMVSSNFERLLFDVYGRDGAAITDLMDRFKTESVQLDASRWETVRELFDSHACDDETTCQLIEDVHADTGYLLDPHTAIGVAAARKCRRDLNVPMIVLSTAHPVKFPEAVLKAGLQAPELPEHMADLFEREERMTVLPNDLAAVQEFVAKNVPA, from the coding sequence GTGAAATATATATCTACACGTGGACAAGCACCGGCACTGGACTTTGCCGATGTGCTGCTTGCAGGTCTGGCCAGTGATGGTGGTTTGTATGTACCGGAAAAGCTGCCGACCTTTTCGAAGGAAGAAATAGCTTCATGGGCCGGTCTGTCATATGCGGATCTGGCGTATAAAGTCGTTCAGCCATTTGTTGCCGGTTGTATTGATGATGCAGACTTTAAACGCATGGTTGACGAAACCTATGCAGGCTTTAATCACACTGCAGTTGCACCATTAAAAGAGCTGAATACTAACGAGTGGGTTTTGGAATTGTTCCATGGCCCTACTCTGGCATTTAAAGATTTTGCATTGCAGTTGCTGGGACGTTTGATGGATTTTGTCCTGCAGCAACGTAATGAACGTCTGGTTATTGTTGGTGCAACTTCCGGGGATACGGGTTCTGCAGCGATTGAAGGCTGCCGTCACAGTGATCATCTGGATATTTTTATTCTGCATCCGCATAACCGGGTGTCAGAAGTTCAGCGTAAGCAGATGACCAGTATCCTGGCGGATAATGTACACAATATTGCGCTGGAAGGTAATTTTGATGACTGTCAGCAGATGGTTAAAGACAGCTTTGCTGATCAGGGATTCCTGAATGGCGGTAAGCTTGGCGCAGTTAATTCTATTAACTGGGCGCGAATCATGGCGCAGATTGTTTATTACTTCTCAGCAGCACTGGCTGTAGGTGGTCCGCACCGCGAAGTAGCATTTTCGGTACCTACCGGGAACTTCGGCGATATTTTTGCTGGCTATATTGCCAAGCAGATGGGTTTGCCGATTAATCAGCTGGTTGTTGCAACTAACCGTAATGACATTCTTCACCGTGTGATTGCAGATAATGACATGAGCAAGGGTGAGTTAGTACACACTTTATCTCCGTCAATGGATATCATGGTGTCTTCTAACTTCGAACGTTTGCTGTTTGATGTTTATGGCCGTGACGGTGCTGCGATTACTGATCTGATGGACCGTTTCAAAACCGAATCTGTTCAGCTGGATGCTTCCCGTTGGGAAACTGTCCGTGAGCTGTTTGATAGCCATGCATGTGATGATGAAACGACTTGTCAGTTGATCGAAGACGTTCATGCTGATACCGGTTATCTGTTAGATCCGCATACTGCTATTGGTGTAGCTGCAGCACGTAAGTGCCGCCGTGATCTGAATGTGCCGATGATCGTTTTGTCTACTGCTCATCCTGTTAAATTTCCGGAAGCTGTTTTGAAGGCAGGCTTGCAGGCACCGGAATTGCCAGAGCATATGGCTGATCTGTTTGAGCGTGAAGAGCGCATGACAGTGTTACCAAATGATTTGGCGGCTGTTCAGGAATTTGTTGCGAAGAATGTTCCAGCATAA
- a CDS encoding methyl-accepting chemotaxis protein, translating to MLSRISISTRIWLLPCLLIVIFSVVYIQDTFQLKENLLSAKKDRLQGLVTTAHAILGDYHQRSQNNEMSETEARQAASRVISQLRYDKNQYFWINDLQPQIIMHPIKPSLNGKDASAIKDKQGKLLFMAFVDVVNNNGEGFVDYFWAAPNGSEEQLPKLSYVKGFKAWNWMVGSGIYVNDIDEQFTTILTQRLIFLGITLVVFIVLCLLISRSIIRPLHQTTEAMKDISQGEGNLTVRLPVNTSDELGILAATFNTFVERIHQTVIQVRTYGDELVTASDSLANITDQTNSSIATHQEETHKIVEAVREMNHTVQEVAGNASEAANSVSAVRNQAMEGQSVVKASISATHNLAQSVDQAVTSIQTLETDVENIGGILDVIRSIADQTNLLALNAAIEAARAGEQGRGFAVVADEVRVLAQRTQESTEEIQSMIEQLQNGAHNTVTVIQTGRSQAEVSVQQSEQAGATLNSITQDILSVADMNTQIASATEQQSSTVNMISHNVNNMHHAFGQTTESSQQVTQSSEQLNQLANNIHKLLGQFKI from the coding sequence ATGCTGTCACGAATATCCATATCTACACGTATCTGGCTTTTGCCGTGCCTGCTAATTGTTATTTTTTCTGTGGTTTACATTCAGGATACTTTTCAACTGAAAGAAAACCTGCTCTCGGCGAAAAAAGACCGGCTACAGGGGCTTGTTACAACTGCGCACGCCATTCTGGGTGACTACCACCAACGCAGCCAAAACAATGAAATGAGTGAAACCGAAGCCCGACAAGCCGCCAGCCGGGTTATCAGTCAGTTACGCTATGATAAGAACCAATACTTTTGGATAAATGATCTACAGCCACAAATAATCATGCATCCGATCAAACCTTCGTTAAACGGCAAAGATGCTTCCGCTATTAAAGACAAACAGGGAAAGTTACTCTTTATGGCCTTTGTTGATGTCGTCAATAATAACGGCGAAGGCTTTGTCGATTACTTCTGGGCAGCCCCTAATGGCAGCGAAGAACAGCTACCTAAACTCTCCTACGTTAAAGGCTTTAAAGCTTGGAACTGGATGGTCGGCAGCGGTATTTATGTCAACGACATAGACGAACAGTTCACAACCATTCTCACGCAGAGACTAATATTTCTGGGCATTACTCTGGTTGTATTTATTGTACTTTGCCTGTTAATCAGCCGCAGTATTATCAGGCCACTTCATCAAACAACAGAAGCTATGAAAGACATTTCACAGGGAGAAGGCAACCTTACCGTTCGCTTGCCCGTTAACACCTCTGATGAACTGGGCATATTAGCTGCGACATTTAACACCTTTGTTGAACGGATACACCAAACTGTCATTCAGGTCCGAACTTATGGTGATGAACTGGTCACCGCATCCGATTCTCTGGCAAATATTACAGACCAAACGAACTCCAGTATTGCGACACATCAGGAAGAAACACACAAAATAGTTGAAGCAGTCAGAGAGATGAACCACACAGTTCAGGAAGTTGCCGGCAATGCATCCGAAGCAGCTAACTCAGTCTCAGCTGTACGCAACCAGGCAATGGAAGGCCAGTCCGTTGTTAAAGCCAGCATCAGCGCCACCCACAACCTTGCACAATCAGTAGATCAGGCAGTTACCAGCATTCAGACGCTTGAAACAGATGTTGAGAACATTGGAGGCATACTCGATGTAATTCGCTCAATTGCAGATCAAACTAACTTGCTTGCCCTGAACGCGGCCATTGAAGCAGCACGCGCCGGTGAGCAAGGCAGGGGATTTGCAGTCGTTGCAGATGAAGTCCGCGTACTGGCGCAACGGACTCAGGAATCAACAGAAGAAATACAAAGCATGATAGAGCAACTACAAAACGGTGCTCACAATACAGTAACAGTAATTCAGACAGGTAGAAGCCAGGCAGAAGTTAGCGTGCAGCAGTCTGAACAAGCTGGCGCAACGCTCAATTCAATTACACAGGACATTCTCAGTGTCGCTGATATGAATACGCAAATCGCCAGTGCAACAGAGCAGCAAAGTTCAACTGTAAATATGATCAGCCACAACGTAAACAACATGCATCATGCATTTGGCCAAACAACAGAAAGCTCACAGCAGGTAACCCAGTCAAGCGAACAACTTAATCAGTTAGCGAATAACATTCACAAACTACTGGGGCAATTCAAAATTTAA
- a CDS encoding YdcF family protein, with the protein MDTFFNLSKIFWAVANPGNFIVLMLVVSMLFGWKKLTFLTVFSLMVLTVYPIGNLLLQPLESRFSQPEKLPENIAGIIVLGGGEDAELTSIWGQPQFSEGADRVMTLPMMLKRFPDKPIIFTGGSGSVLKPEFRGADTVKAWLDEFSLAENIIYERQSRNTYENALFSGQVLPEAVSIDQGDGWLLVTSAFHMPRSVGIYRQQGWKVIPYPVDYYSKPFALDNFRFDLAGNLSDFGTAVREWIGLGVYFATGKTDNWFPVERAVTEQPQELSI; encoded by the coding sequence GTGGATACGTTTTTTAATCTTTCTAAAATTTTTTGGGCTGTGGCTAATCCGGGAAATTTCATTGTATTAATGTTAGTGGTTTCAATGTTGTTTGGTTGGAAAAAACTGACTTTTTTAACTGTTTTCAGCTTGATGGTTTTAACGGTATACCCCATCGGAAATTTATTACTGCAGCCTTTAGAAAGTCGTTTCAGTCAGCCGGAAAAACTGCCTGAAAATATTGCCGGAATAATCGTGCTGGGCGGCGGTGAAGATGCCGAGCTGACAAGCATTTGGGGGCAGCCGCAGTTTTCTGAAGGTGCCGACCGGGTGATGACGTTACCGATGATGTTAAAGCGCTTTCCAGATAAACCGATTATTTTTACTGGCGGATCAGGGTCTGTATTGAAGCCTGAGTTTCGTGGCGCTGATACAGTAAAAGCATGGTTGGATGAGTTCAGTTTGGCTGAAAATATAATTTATGAGCGCCAGTCACGTAACACTTATGAAAATGCTTTGTTTTCAGGGCAGGTGTTACCTGAGGCTGTCAGTATTGATCAGGGAGATGGCTGGTTGTTAGTAACCTCAGCCTTTCATATGCCGCGTTCAGTCGGTATTTATCGTCAGCAGGGCTGGAAGGTAATTCCCTATCCGGTTGATTATTATTCAAAGCCTTTTGCGTTGGATAATTTCAGGTTTGATCTGGCAGGCAATTTAAGTGATTTTGGTACCGCTGTGCGTGAGTGGATTGGTCTGGGGGTATATTTCGCTACAGGTAAAACGGATAATTGGTTTCCTGTTGAGCGGGCTGTGACTGAACAGCCGCAAGAGCTGAGTATTTAA
- a CDS encoding homoserine dehydrogenase, with protein sequence MKPVKVGICGLGTVGGGTYNVLKRNAEEIARRAGRKIIVEEVGARRPNPDCDTKGTQITADIFAVARNPEIDIVIELIGGYETALELVMTAIEHGKHVVTANKALIAEHGNEIFEAAQKKNVMVAFEAGVAGGIPVIKAIREGLSANRINWLAGIINGTGNFILTEMRDKGRDFSDVLAEAQALGYAEADPTFDVEGIDAAHKLTILASLSFGIPLQFEKAYTEGISKITAEDVQYAEELGYRIKHLGISRRSEEGVELRVHPTMIPEKALIANVHGVMNAVLVDGDAVGQTMYYGAGAGAEPTASAVVADVIDVVRTLTADRDNRVPHLAFQPGELSDEPILPIERVVSSYYLRLHAVEKPGVLAMVTGILSESGISIDAILQKETHEQLVPIIILTQEVKEQQMNEAIAKIEASDDIDGAVTRIRVEHFEA encoded by the coding sequence TTGAAACCAGTAAAAGTGGGTATCTGTGGACTCGGCACCGTTGGTGGCGGCACTTATAACGTATTAAAGCGTAACGCTGAAGAAATTGCGCGTCGCGCTGGTCGCAAGATTATTGTTGAGGAAGTCGGAGCACGTCGCCCGAATCCTGATTGCGATACAAAAGGCACCCAGATTACCGCGGATATTTTTGCCGTTGCCCGTAATCCTGAAATCGACATTGTCATCGAGCTGATCGGTGGTTATGAAACAGCGCTTGAGCTGGTTATGACTGCGATTGAGCATGGCAAACATGTCGTAACTGCTAACAAAGCGCTGATTGCTGAGCATGGTAATGAGATCTTTGAGGCCGCTCAGAAGAAGAATGTGATGGTTGCATTTGAAGCGGGTGTTGCTGGTGGTATTCCGGTGATCAAAGCCATTCGTGAAGGTTTGTCTGCAAACCGTATCAACTGGCTGGCAGGTATTATCAATGGAACCGGTAACTTCATCCTGACAGAAATGCGCGATAAAGGCCGTGATTTTTCAGATGTGTTGGCAGAAGCTCAGGCATTGGGTTATGCCGAAGCAGATCCAACCTTTGATGTTGAAGGTATTGATGCGGCGCATAAGCTGACCATTCTGGCTTCTCTGTCATTTGGTATCCCGCTGCAGTTTGAAAAAGCGTATACCGAAGGCATCAGTAAGATTACTGCTGAAGATGTGCAATACGCTGAAGAGCTTGGTTACCGTATTAAACATCTGGGTATTAGTCGTCGCAGTGAAGAAGGTGTTGAGTTGCGTGTGCACCCAACCATGATTCCTGAGAAAGCACTGATTGCGAATGTGCATGGTGTTATGAATGCAGTATTGGTTGACGGCGATGCCGTTGGTCAGACTATGTATTACGGTGCCGGTGCGGGTGCTGAGCCAACTGCCTCTGCAGTAGTTGCGGATGTTATTGATGTTGTGCGTACGCTGACAGCTGATCGCGATAACCGTGTACCGCATTTGGCTTTCCAGCCAGGTGAGTTGTCTGATGAGCCTATTTTGCCAATTGAACGTGTAGTGAGTTCTTATTATCTGCGTTTGCATGCGGTTGAGAAACCAGGTGTGCTGGCAATGGTAACGGGTATCCTGAGTGAGTCGGGTATCAGTATTGATGCTATCTTGCAGAAAGAAACTCATGAGCAGCTGGTGCCTATCATTATCCTGACTCAGGAAGTGAAAGAGCAGCAGATGAATGAGGCGATCGCTAAAATTGAAGCCTCTGACGATATCGACGGTGCGGTTACCCGTATCCGTGTGGAACACTTCGAAGCTTAA
- the recJ gene encoding single-stranded-DNA-specific exonuclease RecJ: MSELLIRRREHTADVPVFNQVHPLLARVYSSRGLYDVERLGRQLNQLQNGQDICGLDAASERLADAIRQQQSILIVGDFDCDGATSTVLGMLALGMMGAQRVDYLVPNRFEYGYGLSPEIVAVAAQRQPDLIVTVDNGISSVSGVAAANLAGIDVVITDHHLPGDVLPDACAIVNPNQPDCHFSEKSTCGVGVIFYVMAALRRLLQQQGWFAEQNIAMPNLGSLLDLVALGTVADVVPLEENNRILVHQGLQRIRAGQARPGILALLDVSGRTRHNLVASDLGFALAPRLNAAGRLDDMSVGIECLLSNDPERARTLAVQLDELNQERRGIEQEMQQQALLLLDSLELDDAELPFGVCLFQEDWHQGVIGILASRIKEKLNRPVVAFAAGDDGELKGSARSVAGFHIRDGLDAVAAKHPHLLKKFGGHAMAAGMTIVADQLDAFQEAFDAEVRRQMSAEQLQHSVLTDGSLSGQEFTLQVAELLREGGPWGQHFPEPLFDGEFSLLQQRIVGQRHLKVVLMDPESGVAVDGIHFNADTKLWPDQTIQKVRAVYRLDVNEFRGQRNVQLMIDHLLPLG; encoded by the coding sequence ATGTCAGAATTATTGATTCGTCGCCGTGAACATACGGCAGATGTTCCGGTGTTTAATCAGGTTCATCCCTTACTGGCGAGAGTTTATTCGAGCCGGGGATTGTATGATGTTGAACGCTTAGGCCGGCAGCTGAATCAATTGCAGAATGGCCAGGATATTTGTGGCTTAGATGCTGCAAGTGAGCGTCTGGCTGATGCAATCAGACAGCAGCAAAGCATTTTGATAGTTGGTGATTTTGACTGCGATGGTGCGACCAGTACTGTTTTGGGAATGCTTGCCTTAGGCATGATGGGTGCGCAGCGGGTTGATTATCTTGTTCCTAACCGGTTCGAGTATGGCTACGGCCTGAGCCCCGAGATTGTTGCTGTTGCAGCTCAAAGGCAGCCTGATCTGATTGTCACCGTCGATAATGGTATTTCCAGTGTTTCAGGTGTCGCCGCTGCCAATCTTGCCGGTATCGACGTGGTCATAACGGACCATCATTTACCAGGTGACGTGCTTCCGGATGCCTGTGCAATAGTGAACCCTAATCAACCTGACTGTCATTTCTCTGAAAAATCTACTTGCGGTGTGGGTGTTATTTTTTATGTGATGGCCGCGTTAAGGCGTTTACTTCAGCAGCAGGGTTGGTTTGCTGAGCAAAACATTGCTATGCCTAATCTTGGTAGCCTGCTGGATCTGGTTGCTTTAGGTACGGTAGCGGATGTCGTACCTCTGGAAGAAAATAACCGGATTTTAGTTCATCAGGGGCTGCAACGTATTCGTGCTGGTCAGGCGCGTCCTGGAATTTTGGCGTTATTAGATGTTAGCGGCCGGACACGACATAATCTGGTTGCTTCAGATTTAGGCTTTGCGTTAGCACCTCGCCTGAATGCTGCTGGCCGGCTGGATGATATGTCCGTTGGTATTGAATGCCTGTTGAGTAACGATCCTGAAAGAGCGCGTACACTGGCAGTACAGCTGGATGAACTGAACCAGGAACGCCGTGGTATCGAGCAGGAAATGCAGCAGCAGGCTTTACTATTACTGGATAGCCTGGAGCTGGACGATGCTGAACTACCCTTTGGCGTGTGTTTGTTTCAGGAAGACTGGCATCAGGGAGTTATCGGTATTCTAGCGTCTCGCATTAAGGAGAAACTGAATCGCCCGGTAGTTGCATTTGCTGCCGGAGATGATGGTGAGTTAAAAGGATCTGCAAGGTCGGTCGCGGGTTTTCATATTCGTGATGGCCTTGATGCTGTTGCTGCTAAACATCCGCATTTACTGAAGAAGTTTGGTGGCCATGCAATGGCTGCCGGTATGACGATAGTGGCTGATCAGTTGGATGCTTTTCAGGAGGCGTTTGATGCTGAAGTACGGCGACAGATGTCTGCTGAACAGTTGCAACATTCGGTACTGACTGACGGATCTCTTAGTGGGCAGGAATTTACTTTACAGGTTGCAGAACTCTTGAGGGAAGGTGGTCCATGGGGACAGCACTTTCCTGAGCCTTTATTTGATGGTGAATTTTCATTGCTGCAACAACGTATAGTTGGGCAGCGGCATTTGAAAGTTGTGTTGATGGACCCTGAAAGTGGTGTTGCTGTGGACGGTATTCATTTTAATGCTGATACTAAGTTGTGGCCAGATCAGACTATCCAGAAAGTACGTGCTGTGTATCGCCTGGATGTGAATGAATTTAGGGGGCAGCGGAATGTGCAGCTAATGATTGATCATCTGTTACCGCTAGGCTAA